The Solirubrobacter pauli sequence CTGGCGCCGTTCGGCCGGCTGGACCTGCGGCCGTGGTACTGGTTCGCGCTGGCGCTGCTCGCGCTCACGATCGTCGCGAACGTGCGCCTGCGCGACTCGCGGACCGGCCGCGCCTGGCGCGCGCTCCGCGACGACGAGCAGGCGGCCGCCGCGGCGGGCGTCCCGATCGCGCGCACGAAGCTGCTCGCCTATGGGGTCGGCGCGGCGCTCGGCGGCATCGCCGGCGCGTTCCTCGCGTCCTACCTGAGCTTCGTGAACCCCGGCCAGTTCACGTTCTCGTTCTCGATCTTCATCATCGCGATGGTCGTGCTCGGCGGGCCGGGATCGATCCCGGGCGTGGTGGCCGCCGCGGTCGCGCTGACACTGCTCAACCACTATGTCCTGCCCCGCTTCCCCGTCGACCTGAGCGGGGTCGCGCCCGGGATCTACGGACTGCTGCTCGTCCTTGTCATGCTGCTGCGGCCGGAGGGCCGCCACCCGATAGGCCTGAAAGGCGGTCGGCTTACTTGACTTTAGGCTGAGCCACGGCTAAGGATGAGAGGTGCGTTAGAGGGCGAGGAGCACTCGCCCTTTCTCCGGTCCATCCAGTGGAGGTCCCTCTCTCAGTGCCCCAAGTCATGTCCTCGCGGCTGAAGGCCGCGGCCTCGGTCGCCGCCCTGGCGCTGCTCGCGACGCCGGTCGCCGCATCGGCCGGCTCGACCGCCGGCCCGTCGGTCGCGTCCACCGCGGCGACGGCCGCGCAGGCCGCCGCGGACGTCAAGGGCTGGCCGCAGCAGAACGTGCTGCCGGTCTGGCCGGACAACCCGAACGACGCGTCGATCCCGATCGGCGTCACCCCCTACGACGAGATCGCGCCCAAGCTCAACGCTCTTCAGGCGCAGAGCAACCGGGTCTCGGTCCGAGTAGCGGGCAAGTCCTCCGGTGGTCGTGACCTGTACGTCGCGACGGTCACGTGGCCGGAGACCGACGCCGAGGCCGCGCAGCAGGAGGCCTGGAAGGACAAGATCGAGGACGATCCGGTCGCCGCCCGCACCGACGCGGCGCTGCTCGCGGGCTACAAGACCCCGCTGTTCGTCAACGGCAACATCCACGGCAACGAGTGGGAGGGCACCGACGCCATCCTCCGCGTGATCGACAAGTGGGCCAAGAGCACCGATTCCGCCGTCGAGACGCTGCTCAAGCGCAACCGCATCACCTTCAACGTCACGTCCAACCCGGACGGCCGCGTGCTCGGCACGCGCCCGAACGAGGCCGGCTACGACCTCAACCGCGACCTGACGATCGTCTCGCAGCCCGAGTCGCGCCTGATCCGCGACCTGACGGTGCAGACGCAGTCGCTGTTCCTGCTCGACCTGCACGGCTACGTCACGCCGACGCTGCTGTGGCCGAGCACGCCGCCGCACAACCCGAACAACGACTACGACCTCTACATCAAGCACGGCCTGCCGGCCGCGATCCAGATGGAGCAGGGCCTCAAGGACCTCGGCTACCCCGAGACGCAGAGCGCGCGGATCCCGTTCCGTGACGACGAGGTGGGCGTGTGGGACGACTACCCGCCGATCTACGTCCCGTCGTTCGCGCTCTACCAGGGCACGATCCCGTACACGATCGAGGCGCCGCTGAACCCGCGCGGCACGAACCTCAGCCTCGAGGAGCGCAAGCGCCGCTCGGGGATCAACACCGACGTGCACGAGGTCGCCATCAACAAGGCGCTCGCGTACATGCAGACCAACCGCGACCAGCTGATCTTCGACCAGGCCGAGCTGTTCCGTCGCGGCTGGGCGGGCGAGCCGACGCGTGACATCCCGGACAGCTTCGTCCCGGGCTGGGGTCCGGAGGACAACTACAAGACGCAGTTCCCGCGTGCGTACGTGATCCCGGCGGGCGCCGGCCAGCGCTCCGCCGCGGCCGCCAAGCGCCTCGTGGACCTGATCGTCGAGAGCAACGGCCGCGTCACCCAGGCCAAGGCGGCGTTCACCGCGGGCGGCAAGAGCTACGCCGCCGGTTCGTACGTGATCGACATGCACCAGCCGCTGCGCGGCCTCGTCAACACGCTGCTCGAGCCGGGCCTGGACATCACGGACCGCGTCGACGACCTCTACGCCGGCCCGGCCGGCTGGAGCCACGGCCTGACGTGGGGCGCGACCGTCGACACGCTCCAGAGCGAGTTCCCGGGCGTCGCCACCGAGCGCGTCTTCGCGGGCGCCGTCACGTCGGTCGTCCCGACCGGCAACACCGACCTCGTCCTCGATCCGCGTGACGCGGAGGACGTGCTCGCGATCAACGCGCTGCTCGGCCAGGGCATCAAGCTCACGCGCCTCGCCGATGGCTCCGTGCTGATCCCGGCGAGCGCTCGCGCCGCCGCGCTCACCGAGGCGCAGACGCGCGGCCTCACGCTCACCACCGCCCCGGCGTCGTGGAGCGGCTCGACGATCGCCGACAAGGTGGTCGTGGCCTACGTCGGCGGCTCCGAGGTGCGCGACGTCCTCAAGGCCATCGGCTTCGAGGCCAAGGCCGTCACGGCCACGACGCTCACCACCGCGCTCACCGCGGACGTCGACGTGCTCGTCGTCGGCGGCACGCTGAACCCGGCCACGCTCAACGCCGCGAACAAGGCCGTCTATGACGCGTTCCTCGCGCGTGGCGGCGGCATCGTCGGCCTCGGCACCGCCGGCTCGGCGCACACCACCAACGCCGGCCTGCTGACGGCCACCGGCACCGCCGGCAACAGCCTCACCTCCGGTGTGGCGAACGTCGTCAACCACGGCGGTCCGATCGTCAACAACGCCCAGCCGCACGCGTGGATCTTCCAGCCCGCGTGGTACACGAACCTCGGCCCGAACGCCGTCGTCGAGCAGTCGTTCGCGACTGAGCCGCTGCTCGCCGGCTGGTGGCCGAAGACCGGCACCCAGGGCCGTCCGGCGGCCGCCGGCAAGGCCACGGTCGTCCGTGCCGAGAGCGCCGCCGGCAACGGCGTCGTCCTGATCGGCACGAGCGTCGTCACCCGCCTGCACGCCAAGGGCCTGAACGCGACGTTCGGCCGCGCGATCCTGTTCGCGGCCGCGGCCAAGAACACGGCCGCGTCGACGTCCACCGGCGGCACCGTCGGCGGCTCGGTCCCGGCGACGCTGTCCCTCACGCTGGGCTCGCCGGCCTCGTTCGGCACGTTCAAGCCGGGCGTGCCCGCCGAGTACACGGCGACCACCGACGCGACGGTCATCTCCACCGCGGGCGACGCGACGCTGTCGGTGACCGACCCGTCCACGACGAACACCGGCTTCCTCGTCAACGGCGCGTTCAAGCTCGCGCAGCCGCTGCAGGGCCTGGGTGTCGTCAAGACGTGGACCGGCCCGACGTCCAACGAGAAGGTGCCCGTCACCTTCAAGCAGGTCATCGGCGAGAAGGACCCGCTCCGCACGGGCTCCTACAGCAAGACGCTGACGTTCACGCTCAGCACCACCACCCCGTAGCCCCGTAGCTCAAGCGGGCGGCGCCCCTGCGGCGCCGCCCGCGTCGGGCCGGGCCGGTCAGGCGACCGGCACGGCCGGGCCTTGGAGGCGCGAGCGATCGCCGTCGATGCCGTGGCGAAGGGCGGCGATGACGTCGTCGTGCGGCACACCGAGCCGGACTGCGCTGACGTCGTCCAGCCGCTGGTAATGCTCGGGTGCGAGCTCGAGGTCGAGTGACCGGAGGTACTCGTCCAGGTGAGCCGGCGTGCGAGGGCCGACGATCGGGATGAGCGCCGTGGACGCGAGCGATGCGCGCCGGCGCAGCCAGGCGAGAGCGACCTGGACGGGCGTGGTGCCCAGCTCGGCGGCGATGTCGAGCACCGCGTCGACCACCGCCGCGCGCTGCTCGGTGCCTTCGACGTCGGCGCCCCGCGCGCTGAGCCGGCCCACCTCGCCCGCGCGGTACTTGCCGGTGAGGAGCCCGCCGCCGAGCGGCGAGTAGAGCAGCACGCCCAGGCCGTGGGCGTCGGCCATCGGCAGCAGCTCACGGTCGGCGGAGCGCTCCGCGAGGCTGTACTCGGCCTGCAGACCGGCCAGCGGCGGGAGCCCACGCACCTGCGTCTGCACGGCCGCGCCGGGGATCCGCCATGCGGGGAAGTTGGAGAGCGCGGCGTGCAGCACCTTGCCCGAGCGGATCAGCTCGTCGAACCCGGCGAGGATCTCTTCGATCGGCGTGACGCCGTCCGGGAAGTGCGGCATGAACACGTCGACGTAGTCCGTGCCGAGCCGGCGCAGGCTCGCTTCCAGCGAGCGGACCATCGTCTTCCGGCCGTTGCCGGTCGTTCCCGGGCGAGGCGAGCGCTCACGCGTGCCGCTGTACTTGGTGATGACGACGAGCTCATCGCGGCGATCACCCAGCAGCTGGCCGAGAACCCGCTCGGCCTCTCCCCCTTGGTAGATGTTCGAGCTGTCGAACGTGGTCCCGCCGGCGGCGACGAAGCGCTCGAAGATCGCGCGGGATCCCTCGAGCCCGGCGCTGGCGTCGTGGGTGCCGAAGTTGGCGGTCCCCAGCGCATACTCCGAGACACGCAGTCCGGTCCTGCGCCCGAAGGTCAGATATCGCAATGGAGCTCCCGTGGATCGCTGAGTCGGGTACTACGATCCACCGTAGCAACAAAAACGAATGCTCGTTCTTTTATGCCTAAGGTCACCCAGGAACACCTCGACGCCCGCCGCCAGCTGATCGTCGACGCCGCGCGCGCGTGCTTTTCGCGTCACGGCTTCGCCCGCACATCGATGGCCGACGTCGTCACCGAGTCGGGCTTGTCGACCGGCGCGATCTACCGGTACTTCAAGAGCAAGGACGACCTCGTCGTCGCGGTCTGCGAGCAAGGCGCCGCCGCGTTCCCCACCGCGCTCACCGCCGAGGCGATCACCGGCCTCCTCGAGCACGTCCGCCGCCTGGCCCGCGAACACGGGCACGCGCGCCTGACCGCCCAGATCTGGGCCGAAGCGGCCCTCGAACCGGCCCTCGGCGACATCGTGCGTCACCAGCTCGAAGCGCTCCGCGCCGCCGTGGTCGCCCTCCTTCCCGAACGCCGCGCACCCGACGCCGACCAGATCGCCGAGGCCTTCGTCGCGCTGCTGGCCGCCTACAGCCAGCAGCTCGCCGTCCGCGACGACGTGGCCATCGAGCCATACACGCGCGCGCTGCTGGCCATCGTCGACAACCCGGAGAGCCCCTCTTGACTGTCCCCCACCCGGGGTGCCGCAAATGAGCGCCTAGGGGTGGCGCTGGCCTGCGGCACCCTCGGATGGTCGGGCGACGCCGGCGGCGTCTTCACCGAGTTGCCCGTGCCTCGGGTGCCGGGACGCATGGCGCTCGTGCATCGACTGGCCGACATCTTCGTCGCAGTCTTCATGTCCATGCGCATGCGGGCCGTGACGAGCTCGCTGGGAGGCGGGACAACCGTCGATCAGGCGGAGAGCAGACGTTGGTTCACGCGCTGCCAGTGCACCGGCCAGCTGGACGAATCGGTGTCGACGTCGAGCGCCCGCCCGTGCACCGGGTGTTCTCCGGGCACGGTCCGCATCGCGATCTCGGCCTCGTGAAGCGGGTAGCCGGGCACCTCGAGCACCGGGCCATCTCCTCGATCTGCGCGGTTGAAGATCCCACGACGGATCAACAGGGCGACATAGTCGATCCAGTCCGCGAGCTGGTTGAACCGCCGGGTGAACTCGTCTCCCGACACGTCCCACTCGAAGAGCGCTCCGCCCGGCAGCTCGTCGACGTCGAGCTCGATCGACATCGTCTGGAGGTTCTCGTACCCGACGTCCACGAGGACCAACGGCACCCTTCCCTCGAAGTCATCACGCGTCTGACGCCAATTCACCAGCGCCACCGACGGAGGGATGATCCGAGGCCACGTGTGCACCCGCAGCGAGGCCGCATCAACCAGCGTCCACAGGCGCCGTACCTGGTCCGGCAACCGCATCGGGGCGATCTCGGCTTCGAGTTGCTGCAACGCCTCCAGGGACGTCGGCGGCCGCCACGGCGGAACGTCTGCGGAGACCATCGCGTCCGCGAGACCGTCAAGCGCTCGTTCCAACATGCCGGTTTCTTAGCGCGCAGCGTTCGGCACCGTAGCCCTGCCTAAGTGGGAAGGTCAGACGCGAAGCAGCCTGCGAAGGTCGCCGGCAAGGTCGTCGAGCTCGTCGGGATCGCACGCGTCGAGATCGTCCTCGGCCACTGCTGCCATCGCTTCCGGGAACCGCCGCTCGAAGCTCGCAACCTTCTCCGGGTGGGCGAGCTCGAGCTCCTCTACGAGTTCGGCGAGGGTCATGTCGTCGCGGCGGTCGTCGATCATCACCGGACCCTAGCTCCCGGCCAACGCGAGCAGCGCGTTCGCTCGTTCCGCCGCGGGCGGCGTGCCCTGCCTTGCATGGGAAGCGATCGAGACGCCAGAGCGCGCACGACGTCGAGTTGCAGCGCGCTTCCCTCGCCAGGCTCAGGCGGCGGAGCGCGACGCCGCCGCACAGCTAATCGCGCGCGGTGACCATCACGTGAGGCGATCGCCACCACCGCGTTCGCGGCACAGTAGCGCCGATAGTGCGCGCAATCCGTCGGCGTCGAGCCCTCACTGCTCGCGCGCCACGACAATCCGGTGCTCGTGGATGATGCTCACGCACCAGCCCATAAGACGAAAGACGGCATCGCCGTCGCCAGCGTCGAGTTCGTCAGTGTTCTGCACGAGCAGGGTCTTGTTCGCCTCTTCGGCAGGCCCGCCGCGAATGTACATCTCGAACAGCCCGATGGCGAGCTTGCGCACCTCGGCTTCCGAGAGCTTCTCGACATAGCGCTTGACGGCGTCGCGCTCGGTCGTGCGCACGAGCTCGTCGAGCCGTCGCAGGAGCAGCAAAGCCCCGGATCTGGCCGGCGCCGCGCCGGCGAGGTCGAAGGCGGCGGTGTCGATGCGCAGCAGGCCCGCGGCGAGCGCGCCGGCGACCAACCCCGTGGCGATCCAGCCAGTCTCGATCCTGATGTAGTGGTCGACTAAGTAGGTGCCACCTGCGCCGAGAAGCACGACGAGGATCAGCAACAGGACGGCTGACAGGATCAGCGAACCGCGCACCCAACGCCACCAGAACCGGATTTCGATCGCCTCGACGTGCTGGGTAGTGAGCAACAGCGTGAGAGCCGCCGCGATCGCGATACTTGCAAAGTAGGACACCGTGCGGCGTACCCTAACGGCGTAAGCTTGGTGGAGTGGAGAGTTCAAACTCTGCCGTGTCCTTGGACGACCGCCGGGTGATCGCGCTCGCAACGGCGCTTGCGGCCGGCGAGCAGGGAGACACCCGTAGCGTCGGTGCGATCCACGAACTCGTCGTCCGGCGCCTTCGCGGCCGGATGCGATTGACCCGCTCAGAGGCGGAAGACGCCGCGTCCGAAACGTTGCGCGCATTCGCCGAGATGGCGGTCAACGACGAGATTGAGCTCGCTCGCTCCCCAGCGCTGCTGACCGCGATCGCTCAACGCAAGGCGGTAGACCTGCTCAGACGCCGGGAGTCGCACAGCCCGGCGACATTGCGCCCCGCGAGCGAGCCGAGCACGGAGGAACTCGTGATCGCGCTGCTCGAGCGCGACGCCGACGCGCGAGTCGTCCGGGCGGCCATGCGGGCCGCCTTCGCCATCGATCGGGGAGACATCGTGTACGTCGTCCGAATCTGGCTCGATCTGGCCGACGCGCAGAGCGGCGTGCCTTCTCTGCGAGAGGTCGCGGCCGAGGCACGGATCAGCCACACTCAGGTGCGCAGGCTGCTGAACGAGTTCAAGGAACTTGTTCCGCATCCCCCCTCGGGGACGTAGAAGCAGTTAGAGAACCGATGACCCACACCCACATCCCCACATCCGAACCTTCCATGCTCGCCGTCGAGATCGCCGGCAAGCTCGACCCGGACCTCCGACAGATACTCTCCGCGCTGGTGGGCATCCCGCGCCAGGACGCGGAGATCGCGCTCGTCCTCGTTCGGCGAGGCACGCTCGAGGCACTCGCCGCTCTCGACATTGTCGAGATCGACGGCGAGGACACACTCATCGGACCGGTCGACGCCGTCCGGGTCACCGATCGTGGTGCCGCAGTCATTAGTGCGTGCGCCGAGTTGGCGCCCGCATCAGACACACAACTCACACGTGACGAGTTTCATCGTCGCGTCTTGGGCGACGCCCACACTGACGTCCGCTTCGCCCTCAGCGGCGGACGCCGGGAACGGAGCTGACGACGAGGCCGGCGCGGCATCCGCTGCGCCGGCCTCCCGCCTACCTACTGGCGCTCGTAGTCGTCAGCGTCCACGGTTGCCAGCCGCACGCCTCCCAGCCGCAGCGATCGCTGGGACCACGCGATGACGCCCGTCGCCTGCACGTGGTCTGCCGCATGGCGGGCCGCCAGGACGAAACCTTCCTTGATCATCGTCCGCGCACGCTGACGCTTCGGCAGGTGCCGCGGGCCAGGCATCGCCTGAAGCAGTGCCTCCGCGGTGTCGGGCACGGGCTGATAGTGCAGCGGCGCCCGCGCGGATCGGCAGTCGTGATCAGGGAAGGCGTCCTTGAAGGCAGTCACTGCCCTCGCGCTAGCGAATGCAGCCGCCTGGGCGTGGCCGTCTCGCAGCAGCTGGCCCAACGGTGCGCGCCCGAACGCGTCCGCCACACCGAGATGCTCGAGCAGGACCCGGCGCACGTCGGCAGCATGCGCCGCGCCGAGGACATCGACGACCTCTTCTGGCGCCAGCACGGTGATCGAGTCGGGGGGATCGACGTCGAGGAACGCGTCGCGCTCCTCGTGATCCGTCCAGCGCGCCAGACGCCAGCCTCGTGCGGCATCCGAATCGTCGAGTTCCCACCGCGCGGCGGTGATTCGCACGCCGGGCGGCGCGAGCACCTCGATCCCGTCAGGCCGCTCAGCGACGAAGCACGTACCGTCACCGAAGCGCGACGGCGCGATCATCCACACGAGGGCCACTCAGACCCCCTCGCAACAACGCGGGACAGACAGGTGGTTGTCCTTACCCATGTGATCTCCTTTCGAGCCGAC is a genomic window containing:
- a CDS encoding branched-chain amino acid ABC transporter permease; the encoded protein is MRRAAAALVVAALLPLALAQGGEALHFMILAAAYSVMALGLNVVVGFAGLLDLGYVAFFAIGAHMAAHLSSTFWAPGIHLDFLLVLVAAVAATAIAGAAIGVPTLRLRGDYVGMVTLAFGEIIGQVVSNGREIRFLGGSLTGGPNGISGIDRIDLPFLAPFGRLDLRPWYWFALALLALTIVANVRLRDSRTGRAWRALRDDEQAAAAAGVPIARTKLLAYGVGAALGGIAGAFLASYLSFVNPGQFTFSFSIFIIAMVVLGGPGSIPGVVAAAVALTLLNHYVLPRFPVDLSGVAPGIYGLLLVLVMLLRPEGRHPIGLKGGRLT
- a CDS encoding M14 family zinc carboxypeptidase; amino-acid sequence: MSSRLKAAASVAALALLATPVAASAGSTAGPSVASTAATAAQAAADVKGWPQQNVLPVWPDNPNDASIPIGVTPYDEIAPKLNALQAQSNRVSVRVAGKSSGGRDLYVATVTWPETDAEAAQQEAWKDKIEDDPVAARTDAALLAGYKTPLFVNGNIHGNEWEGTDAILRVIDKWAKSTDSAVETLLKRNRITFNVTSNPDGRVLGTRPNEAGYDLNRDLTIVSQPESRLIRDLTVQTQSLFLLDLHGYVTPTLLWPSTPPHNPNNDYDLYIKHGLPAAIQMEQGLKDLGYPETQSARIPFRDDEVGVWDDYPPIYVPSFALYQGTIPYTIEAPLNPRGTNLSLEERKRRSGINTDVHEVAINKALAYMQTNRDQLIFDQAELFRRGWAGEPTRDIPDSFVPGWGPEDNYKTQFPRAYVIPAGAGQRSAAAAKRLVDLIVESNGRVTQAKAAFTAGGKSYAAGSYVIDMHQPLRGLVNTLLEPGLDITDRVDDLYAGPAGWSHGLTWGATVDTLQSEFPGVATERVFAGAVTSVVPTGNTDLVLDPRDAEDVLAINALLGQGIKLTRLADGSVLIPASARAAALTEAQTRGLTLTTAPASWSGSTIADKVVVAYVGGSEVRDVLKAIGFEAKAVTATTLTTALTADVDVLVVGGTLNPATLNAANKAVYDAFLARGGGIVGLGTAGSAHTTNAGLLTATGTAGNSLTSGVANVVNHGGPIVNNAQPHAWIFQPAWYTNLGPNAVVEQSFATEPLLAGWWPKTGTQGRPAAAGKATVVRAESAAGNGVVLIGTSVVTRLHAKGLNATFGRAILFAAAAKNTAASTSTGGTVGGSVPATLSLTLGSPASFGTFKPGVPAEYTATTDATVISTAGDATLSVTDPSTTNTGFLVNGAFKLAQPLQGLGVVKTWTGPTSNEKVPVTFKQVIGEKDPLRTGSYSKTLTFTLSTTTP
- a CDS encoding aldo/keto reductase; translation: MRYLTFGRRTGLRVSEYALGTANFGTHDASAGLEGSRAIFERFVAAGGTTFDSSNIYQGGEAERVLGQLLGDRRDELVVITKYSGTRERSPRPGTTGNGRKTMVRSLEASLRRLGTDYVDVFMPHFPDGVTPIEEILAGFDELIRSGKVLHAALSNFPAWRIPGAAVQTQVRGLPPLAGLQAEYSLAERSADRELLPMADAHGLGVLLYSPLGGGLLTGKYRAGEVGRLSARGADVEGTEQRAAVVDAVLDIAAELGTTPVQVALAWLRRRASLASTALIPIVGPRTPAHLDEYLRSLDLELAPEHYQRLDDVSAVRLGVPHDDVIAALRHGIDGDRSRLQGPAVPVA
- a CDS encoding TetR/AcrR family transcriptional regulator, with product MPKVTQEHLDARRQLIVDAARACFSRHGFARTSMADVVTESGLSTGAIYRYFKSKDDLVVAVCEQGAAAFPTALTAEAITGLLEHVRRLAREHGHARLTAQIWAEAALEPALGDIVRHQLEALRAAVVALLPERRAPDADQIAEAFVALLAAYSQQLAVRDDVAIEPYTRALLAIVDNPESPS